The stretch of DNA GACACGTTCGCCCTGCGCGTGCATTTCCTGCTCTGGGGGACGTTCGCGGCAACCGTGAGGGGCGCGTCGGTCACCGGAGACTACCGGCGTACGGGGCCGCCGCGGCTCGTGCTTGCGTTCCCGAACGGCGAGATCACGATCTGGAGCGCGTCGCTTCGGTACCTCGATCTGCCGCGCGCCCGCGACGAGTACGACTTCGCGGTGGACGTGCTCTCCGACGCCTGGGATCCCGCGGCGGCGCTCGAGCGCGCGCGGCTGTATCGGGCGAGCGAGATCGCCGACGTTCTGTTGGACCAGGCCATCTTCGCGGGCGTCGGGAACATCATCAAGAACGAAGTGCTCTTTCGCACGCGGACCAGCCCGTTCGCGCGGGTGGGCCGTCTCGGCGCGGCGAGGCTTGCCGCCATCGTCGCCGACGCGCGCGTGTTCTCGTTCCGGTTCCTCGAGCTCCGCCGCCAGTTCGCGCTGCGGAGCCACCTCGAGATCTACGGCCGCAGCGTCTGCCCATCGTGCGGCGGCAAGGTCTCGCGCGCGGTGCACGGCCAGCGCGCGCGGCGCAGCTTCTTCTGTGTGCGCTGCCAGCGCGTGCGGCGGCCGCCGTTCGGCCGCTCGCCTAGCGGGCAGGCGACGGCCCGCTGACGCCGAGCTCGGCGCTGATCGCGGACGCCCGGTAGACGTCGCGCAGCGCCGCGCGAATGTAGGCCGGGTGGACGGCGACCGAGCGGTTCTTCGCCGGGTCGTACCAGTAGCTGCCGGCGATCGAGTGGATGTTGCCGTCGAAGATCAGCCCGACGATCTCCCCCGCCGCGTTGACGATCGGGCTCCCTGAGTTGCCGCCGACGATGTCGTTCGTCGTCGAGAGGTTCACCGGCGTCGTCGGATCGAGCGACGACCTGGCCGCCAGCCACCGCTTCGGCAGCACGAACGGCTCGCTGCCGGTGGCGCGCTCGTACATCCGCCCGAGCGTGGTGACGGGCTCGACCCGGCGGCCGTTCTCCATCCAGCCGTCGACGGCGCCGTATGACAGACGGAGCGTGAACGTCGCATCGGGATAGCGGCTGGCGCCGTACGCCGCGAAGCGCGCATCGGCCAGCGCCTGCTGCGCGCGCTGCGTGGGCGCC from Acidobacteriota bacterium encodes:
- a CDS encoding endonuclease: MEGPSIHLAAEQLQPFVGRRIGAVSGNSTIGIERLRGRRVADIFAWGKHLVFQLDTFALRVHFLLWGTFAATVRGASVTGDYRRTGPPRLVLAFPNGEITIWSASLRYLDLPRARDEYDFAVDVLSDAWDPAAALERARLYRASEIADVLLDQAIFAGVGNIIKNEVLFRTRTSPFARVGRLGAARLAAIVADARVFSFRFLELRRQFALRSHLEIYGRSVCPSCGGKVSRAVHGQRARRSFFCVRCQRVRRPPFGRSPSGQATAR